One window from the genome of SAR202 cluster bacterium encodes:
- a CDS encoding ATP:cob(I)alamin adenosyltransferase, which yields SFVIPGSNSCSAAIDVSRSVARRAERLVVNMHEQNLLNNDLILVYLNRLADTLFALARYAEIDTGFDSLDKAKIDYDLGR from the coding sequence TCTTTTGTTATTCCTGGATCTAATTCTTGTTCGGCTGCTATAGATGTAAGTCGATCCGTTGCCAGACGAGCTGAACGTTTAGTAGTAAATATGCATGAACAGAATTTATTGAATAATGATCTAATATTGGTTTATTTAAACCGGTTAGCTGACACACTTTTTGCATTAGCCAGATATGCTGAAATCGATACAGGATTTGATTCTTTGGATAAGGCAAAAATTGATTATGACTTGGGTAGATAG
- the hisH gene encoding imidazole glycerol phosphate synthase subunit HisH — protein MDTAIVDYGTGNIRSVLKAIESLGYSAEVIDTPEKINSAKSLIIPGQGSSGYAMKKLREKGLINPIIDYIKAQRPYFGVCLGLQLLMQTSEEDPEPCLGVIPGEVKKFQHELKIPHMGWNQVEFTNHNSVFSDIPDESFFYFVHSYYVDPLDKNIVIGKTDYGLNFCSAIAMDNVIATQFHPEKSGEIGLSLYKNFLANIK, from the coding sequence TTGGATACTGCGATTGTAGATTATGGTACAGGAAACATACGAAGTGTCCTGAAAGCAATTGAATCTTTAGGATACTCTGCTGAGGTTATTGATACGCCAGAAAAAATCAATTCTGCAAAATCCCTCATAATACCTGGTCAAGGATCCAGTGGATATGCTATGAAAAAACTTAGAGAAAAGGGACTGATCAACCCTATTATTGATTATATAAAAGCTCAAAGACCTTATTTTGGCGTTTGCTTAGGTCTGCAACTTTTAATGCAAACATCTGAAGAAGACCCTGAACCATGTTTAGGCGTAATACCTGGAGAGGTGAAAAAATTTCAACACGAATTAAAAATTCCTCACATGGGATGGAATCAAGTAGAATTTACAAACCACAACTCTGTTTTTTCAGATATTCCAGATGAATCTTTTTTTTATTTTGTGCATAGCTATTATGTAGACCCATTAGATAAGAATATTGTGATAGGAAAAACAGACTATGGATTGAATTTTTGTAGCGCTATTGCTATGGACAATGTTATTGCCACACAATTTCATCCAGAAAAAAGTGGAGAAATTGGCTTGAGCTTATATAAAAACTTTTTAGCTAATATTAAATAA
- the hisA gene encoding 1-(5-phosphoribosyl)-5-[(5-phosphoribosylamino)methylideneamino]imidazole-4-carboxamide isomerase — protein sequence MEIIPAIDLLDHNVVRLYQGDFNKKTIYSANPIELVKKWESLGINRVHIVDLEGARYGKFTNINVIEQICKLSTLDVEVGGGIRNRDVAHSLIDAGVDTVIVGTIAIRDKEEVLTIAQEIGASRVAIALDARNDKVAVDGWENNTETTISNIIHDYQKYNINKYIYTDIDKDGTEEGPNRLKLIELLNTKNIELIASGGIGSIQDIENLSSLSLFGLIIGKALYSGTVDISEAIKLTKKGY from the coding sequence ATGGAAATTATTCCTGCTATAGACCTCTTAGATCATAATGTTGTTCGTTTATATCAAGGAGATTTTAATAAAAAAACGATTTACTCTGCAAACCCGATTGAGTTGGTTAAAAAATGGGAAAGTTTAGGTATCAATCGTGTCCATATTGTGGATTTAGAGGGTGCAAGATACGGTAAATTTACTAACATCAATGTGATTGAACAAATATGTAAACTTTCTACTCTTGATGTAGAAGTTGGTGGCGGTATAAGAAATCGTGATGTTGCTCATTCATTGATTGATGCTGGAGTAGATACAGTAATAGTTGGAACAATAGCTATACGTGACAAAGAAGAAGTGTTAACAATTGCTCAAGAAATAGGAGCTAGTAGAGTTGCTATTGCTTTAGATGCTAGAAATGACAAAGTAGCAGTAGATGGTTGGGAAAATAATACTGAAACAACAATTTCGAATATAATCCATGATTACCAAAAATATAATATAAATAAATACATCTATACAGATATCGACAAAGATGGCACTGAAGAAGGACCAAATCGTTTAAAATTAATTGAACTGTTAAATACAAAAAATATAGAATTAATTGCTTCAGGCGGTATTGGTTCTATTCAAGATATAGAAAATTTATCTTCTTTATCTTTGTTTGGACTTATTATAGGAAAAGCCTTATACAGTGGTACAGTAGATATTTCCGAGGCAATTAAACTCACCAAGAAAGGTTATTAA
- the hisF gene encoding imidazole glycerol phosphate synthase subunit HisF, whose product MLTKRIIPCLDVKLGRVVKGVQFLDHVDAGDPVELARYYNQQGADELVFYDITASSDDRNIMIEVVSQTAEQVFIPLTVGGGIRTIEDVNKMLLAGADKVSINTAAVQRPDFIEESAKAFGSQCIVVGIDVIRYKNGKEVSWTVKTHTGRDGGRSTGLDAVEWVKQVVELGAGEIVLNSIDSDGMLSGYDIELLQAVSEYATIPVVASGGAGTLGDFSEAITYGNADAVLAASIFHFNKYSIMDVKKHLFSQNISVRI is encoded by the coding sequence ATGCTTACAAAGAGAATAATTCCTTGTTTAGATGTGAAACTAGGTCGCGTTGTCAAAGGTGTTCAATTTCTCGATCATGTAGATGCTGGTGACCCTGTTGAACTTGCTAGATATTATAATCAACAAGGTGCCGATGAATTAGTTTTTTACGATATTACAGCTTCTTCTGATGATCGTAATATTATGATTGAAGTGGTTTCTCAAACTGCGGAACAAGTATTTATACCCCTAACTGTAGGAGGAGGTATAAGGACAATAGAAGATGTGAACAAAATGTTACTTGCTGGAGCAGATAAAGTTTCAATAAATACAGCAGCTGTTCAAAGACCTGACTTTATTGAAGAGTCTGCTAAAGCTTTTGGTAGCCAATGTATTGTGGTAGGCATCGATGTTATTCGTTATAAAAATGGAAAAGAAGTGAGTTGGACTGTTAAAACCCATACAGGTAGAGATGGGGGAAGATCTACAGGTCTAGATGCTGTTGAATGGGTTAAACAAGTTGTGGAACTTGGTGCAGGGGAAATTGTTTTGAATAGTATTGATTCAGATGGTATGTTGTCTGGATATGATATTGAACTTTTACAAGCTGTTTCTGAATATGCAACAATACCAGTTGTAGCTAGTGGAGGAGCGGGAACACTTGGTGACTTTTCAGAAGCTATAACTTATGGTAATGCTGATGCTGTTTTAGCAGCCTCTATATTCCATTTCAATAAATATTCAATCATGGATGTGAAAAAACACTTATTTTCACAAAATATATCAGTACGGATTTGA